In the Cydia amplana chromosome 14, ilCydAmpl1.1, whole genome shotgun sequence genome, one interval contains:
- the LOC134653855 gene encoding uncharacterized protein LOC134653855: MQPRKLTRYEPKTSRLKTILDRCRNPSNQNSEDIHHSVDCHNIQLPDHYVEPTSSHEKPVEKGLPKHCVQEMVNEVNRRNYSLTSDIFNNFNEYATTQSKSSVFLSNAVDLLQQAFPATNTEKQLDLRCDEELSISSRSSSSSHRDDDFSSDDSVRDKNYIPETSSSDDSENKIAAPVLNKHPNKHSHMSMFNTTNIIKRRNTINIEIIPDTQTNKIGERILKRRNTTELNYIPTINNSEEISIDLSGENGQSSPAPKRKKYDTSLSERNADKKEDKRLEYLVKPGCDSKCHKKCTTLLTDEEREDVNDSYWNLTWKERRLFIQNNVPVVVPKRQKTGPNLRAPRRTFFLRKHDDTKVAVCKIFFLTTLGFNKTNDKVLYNSLADDDLTDSRGKHTKTLAYDREILRQHVESFHPLEPHYRRAHAPNRRYLPSDVTITFMHDHFCKKYPQDPVSYELYRQVVKEMNISFTNLGNEECEVCESYQIHKKESSHNIEENILDNCEDCTSFAIHHDKYVAARKLYEEHKTEQDPDNIYFSADLQKVIMLPRLDTFKKIIFCLRLATYNQTFAPLGKITSSIKPYAVLWHDAIAGRKQEDIMSAFFSFFLQYRDTKHVNIWLDNCSAQNKNWLLYSMLVHMVNSDYIGTESITLYYFEPGHTFMSCDQFHHQVELSMKHKGKIYDFADFTESVGSANKGKVTVKSMVIEDFINVPNFTSERRIQNSNPRVYLRDITQACFTRGCYDLSYKTEFKNDYQQLRFLNDKYLKNPSPITFPKRVDPKGTDVGRKKEIINKCSQVIPTHKLKFWRDLPESR, translated from the exons ATGCAGCCGCGCAAACTCACGAG GTATGAACCGAAGACCTCTCGGTTGAAAACCATTTTAGACAGATGTAGAAATCCATCAAACCAAAACAGTGAAGACATCCATCATTCGGTCGATTGTCATAACATCCAGTTGCCTGATCATTATGTGGAACCCACGTCATCACACGAAAAACCTGTGGAAAAAGGATTACCTAAACATTGTGTCCAAGAGATGGTAAATGAAGTCAATCGCAGGAATTATTCACTCACATctgatatatttaataattttaacgaGTACGCTACCACACAATCTAAATCTTCTGTCTTTTTGTCGAATGCCGTAGATCTTCTCCAACAAGCGTTCCCAGCGACCAATACTGAAAAACAACTTGATTTAAGGTGTGATGAAGAGCTAAGCATAAGCAGCCGAAGTTCTTCATCGTCACACAGAGATGATGATTTTTCATCCGATGATTCCGTGCGCGACAAAAATTATATTCCAGAAACGAGTAGTAGTGATGATtctgaaaataaaattgcgGCCCCAGTCTTGAATAAACATCCGAATAAGCACTCCCATATGTCTATGTTTAATACAACCAATATTATTAAGCGAAGAAATACCATTAACATAGAAATCATACCCGATACCCAAACTAATAAAATCGGTGAAAGAATTCTAAAACGAAGGAATACTACGGAGTTAAATTATATACCCACAATTAACAATAGCGAAGAGATTAGTATTGATTTATCTGGAGAAAATGGTCAAAGTTCACCTGCACCTAAGCGAAAAAAATACGATACAAGTCTAAGTGAAAGAAACGCCGACAAGAAAGAAGACAAGCGATTGGAATATCTGGTTAAGCCAGGGTGCGATtcaaaatgtcataaaaaatgCACTACCTTATTGACAGATGAAGAGAGAGAGGATGTTAACGACAGTTACTGGAATTTAACATGGAAAGAAAGAAGattattcatacaaaataatgtgCCTGTAGTTGTACCTAAGAGGCAAAAGACTGGACCAAATCTTCGAGCCCCAAGGAGAACGTTTTTCCTAAGAAAACATGATGATACAAAAGTGGcagtttgtaaaatattttttttgactaCACTCGGATTTAATAAAACGAATGACAAGGTTTTGTACAACTCTTTAGCTGATGACGATTTGACCGATTCACGTGGAAAACATACTAAGACATTAGCTTACGATAGAGAAATACTTCGTCAACACGTTGAATCGTTCCATCCTTTAGAACCACATTACCGAAGAGCGCATGCTCCTAACCGTAGATATTTGCCGAGCGACGTAACTATCACGTTTATGCATGACcacttttgcaaaaaatatccTCAAGATCCAGTTTCTTACGAATTATATAGGCAGGTCGTTAAAGAAATGAATATATCTTTTACTAATTTAGGAAATGAAGAATGTGAGGTTTGCGAAAGCTACCAAATACACAaaaaagaaagttctcataaTATCGAGGAAAATATTCTAGATAACTGCGAGGACTGCACATCATTTGCGATTCATCATGACAAATATGTTGCAGCTAGAAAATTGTATGAAGAACACAAGACTGAACAAGACccggataatatatattttagtgcTGATTTGCAAAAGGTTATAATGCTTCCAAGATTGGACAcatttaagaaaataatattCTGTTTACGTCTTGCTACATATAATCAAACCTTTGCACCATTGGGAAAAATAACATCTAGTATTAAACCTTACGCTGTTCTTTGGCACGACGCTATAGCTGGAAGAAAGCAAGAAGACATAATGAGTGCATTTTTTTCATTCTTTTTGCAATATCGTGACACCAAACATGTAAATATATGGCTTGATAACTGCAGTGCACAGAACAAGAACTGGCTTTTATATTCCATGCTAGTTCATATGGTTAATAGCGATTATATAGGCACGGAATCCATAACGTTGTACTACTTCGAACCTGGTCACACTTTCATGAGCTGTGACCAGTTTCATCATCAAGTCGAATTGTCCATGAAACACAAAGGCAAAATTTACGACTTTGCTGATTTTACGGAATCAGTGGGATCAGCGAACAAGGGAAAAGTAACAGTGAAATCCATGGTAATTGAAGATTTTATTAACGTGCCTAACTTTACTTCAGAGCGTAGAATTCAAAATTCGAATCCACGTGTTTACCTTCGTGATATTACACAAGCATGTTTTACTAGAGGGTGCTATGATTTATCATACAAAACTGAATTCAAAAATGATTACCAGCAACTCCGCTTTCTAAATGACAAATACTTGAAGAATCCAAGCCCTATTACTTTTCCCAAACGAGTCGATCCCAAAGGTACCGACGTTGGTAGAAAAAAGGAAATTATAAACAAATGCTCACAAGTAATACCTACAcataagttgaaattttggcGCGATTTGCCAGAATCGCGGTAG
- the LOC134654373 gene encoding uncharacterized protein LOC134654373, with protein sequence MVLRTAVRQFGLDRHDFPTLLGNVSTLLRMLTLNIDSRNTKRIPFIFYLWMLVSLSSYVYGFPISVFWFIFIRDEEEELLEKIIAFSQLTVCTGSVGMYLHMYWNKNKLNRIIDAYILCDSKVVLYSRMSRNIEVTLKSVKKRAFVFWIFAMSQVVVYFMVRPLVLDRNSMKDYQLMWGLDPIVETPNFEISLFVIMMISTVSVFAPLNILVLLMVIVGYSEAHMLALSEELLYLWEDAEIDYQMQTPNVLQIDEFVKRRLENIIKSHAQSIEMFQQVEEVCRNGLAIQFMLNSISLVACLMGGLQNTYVQTPFTLMLVGMDCYTGQNLVNASLTFEAAVYSCKWERFDKNNMKSVLLMLRNAQKTMQLSAGGVAVLNYACFTTFVKSIYSAYTAFQSSDLDTGETEELATL encoded by the exons ATGGT CTTGAGGACGGCAGTGCGTCAGTTCGGGTTGGACCGGCATGACTTCCCTACGCTTCTGGGGAACGTATCCACGCTGCTGCGTATGCTGACGCTTAACATCGACAGCCGGAATACCAAAC GGATACCATTTATCTTCTACCTGTGGATGCTAGTATCTCTATCCAGCTACGTCTACGGTTTCCCAATATCCGTCTTCTGGTTTATCTTCATCCGGGATGAAGAAGAGGAACTGTTGGAGAAAATCATAGCATTCTCTCAACTGACAGTCTGTACGGGGTCCGTCGGCATGTATTTGCATATGTATTGGAATAA aaataaACTAAATAGAATTATAGACGCGTATATTCTCTGTGACTCTAAAGTGGTACTCTACAGCAGGATGTCCAGAAACATCGAGGTGACCTTGAAGTCAGTCAAAAAAAGGGCATTCGTGTTTTGGATCTTCGCTATGAGCCAAGTTGTAGTTTACTTTATGGTTCGACCGCTGGTTCTTGACAGAAATTCTATGAAAGACTATCAACTTATGTGGG GTCTTGATCCAATTGTCGAAACACCTAACTTCGAAATTTCACTTTTCGTCATAATGATGATCTCGACGGTATCCGTATTTGCACCCCTCAACATTCTTGTTCTACTCATGGTCATCGTCGGCTACTCCGAAGCCCACATGTTAGCCCTCAGCGAGGAGCTGCTGTATCTATGGGAAGACGCCGAAATCGACTACCAGATGCAAACACCAAATGTCCTCCAAATCGACGAGTTTGTAAAACGACGTTtggaaaacataattaaatctcACGCGCAAAGTATAGAAATGTTTCAGCAGGTTGAAGAAGTGTGTAGAAATGGACTTGCTATTCAATTCATGTTGAATTCAATATCTCTCGTAGCTTGTCTCATGGGGGGATTACAGAACACATATGTGCAAACCCCTTTTACTTTAATGCTGGTGGGCATGGATTGTTACACGGGTCAGAATCTCGTGAACGCAAGCTTAACGTTCGAAGCTGCGGTTTACAGTTGCAAATGGGAAAGGTTTGACAAGAATAACATGAAATCAGTGCTGTTGATGCTGCGAAATGCGCAGAAAACTATGCAGTTGTCAGCGGGGGGAGTTGCTGTCCTGAACTACGCGTGTTTCACCACCTTTGTCAAGAGTATCTACTCTGCGTATACTGCGTTCCAGTCAAGTGATTTAGATACAGGGGAGACAGAAGAATTGGCAACTTTGTAA